A part of Candidatus Poribacteria bacterium genomic DNA contains:
- a CDS encoding sulfatase-like hydrolase/transferase — protein MTRPNIILLMTDQQRWDSLGCNGNKFVSTPNVDRLAAGGANCTNSFTPWPVCTPVRATMWTGVYPHRHQVIYNSYNMDNLLKETSHEQRTVFESMQAGGYTT, from the coding sequence ATGACAAGACCCAACATTATCTTGCTTATGACTGACCAACAACGTTGGGACAGTTTGGGTTGTAACGGCAACAAGTTCGTTTCTACACCGAACGTAGACCGATTGGCGGCTGGCGGTGCGAACTGCACAAACAGTTTCACCCCATGGCCCGTCTGTACCCCGGTACGCGCCACCATGTGGACTGGCGTCTATCCACACCGGCATCAGGTGATTTACAACTCCTACAATATGGATAACCTGCTCAAAGAGACTTCCCACGAGCAGCGCACGGTTTTCGAGTCCATGCAGGCAGGCGGCTACACAAC